A stretch of the Streptomyces ortus genome encodes the following:
- a CDS encoding PHB depolymerase family esterase: MATPLSRRTLLAACTGAAAGLSLPGVTAYADDHRATAGVRFTLNAQVLDGGEQVTSVTLHAARLGPIDPASLTTGTFTVHAKATSPIPVTDDVIFGEYDLDRTVTAVRLDRRGDIVLDLSHAEGQTGGGTLGYIAGRGRNVMLDLVYTITQRAPFTLRNHRPVTIESFTQSRRLSDPEVDAFSSHVSGSGMKYRLYSPTGAHSSRRGRRPLIVWLHGGGEGASLPDYYDNETTLRANRGALGFATPEAQRIFDGAYVVAPQSTSAWMQDGPRFAPLIREIIGDVVRGNRVDHDRIYVVGCSNGGYMSMKMTTVYPTLFAASVPICGVVGSFPPGGAPLIPDSELVKISTPSWLVASLDDLTVDPRANTVHAHELIPGSLVTLYDHVVWNDHQFSGHWSWIYVGRNDPSSNGTHVWQWMAAQQRH; this comes from the coding sequence ATGGCAACACCGCTCAGCCGTCGCACTCTTCTGGCCGCCTGTACGGGCGCCGCCGCGGGGCTGTCCCTGCCCGGCGTCACCGCGTATGCCGACGACCACCGCGCGACCGCCGGTGTGAGATTCACCCTGAACGCACAGGTGCTGGACGGTGGGGAACAGGTCACCTCCGTCACCCTCCACGCCGCCCGGCTCGGCCCGATCGACCCCGCCAGTCTGACCACCGGCACCTTCACCGTGCACGCCAAGGCCACCAGCCCGATCCCCGTCACCGATGACGTGATCTTCGGCGAATACGACCTCGACCGCACGGTGACCGCGGTCCGGCTCGACCGCCGCGGCGACATCGTGCTCGACCTGAGCCACGCCGAGGGCCAGACCGGCGGCGGCACGCTCGGATACATCGCCGGCAGAGGCCGCAACGTCATGCTGGACCTCGTCTACACCATCACGCAGCGGGCCCCGTTCACCCTCCGGAACCACCGACCGGTCACCATCGAGAGCTTCACGCAGAGCCGTCGGCTGTCGGACCCGGAGGTCGACGCGTTCAGCTCCCATGTCTCCGGCTCGGGGATGAAGTACCGGCTGTACTCCCCCACCGGCGCCCATTCCTCCCGACGGGGCCGACGCCCGCTGATCGTCTGGCTGCACGGTGGGGGCGAGGGCGCCTCGCTGCCCGACTACTACGACAACGAGACGACGCTACGAGCCAACCGCGGCGCCCTGGGCTTCGCCACCCCCGAAGCGCAGCGCATCTTCGACGGCGCCTATGTGGTGGCCCCGCAGAGCACCTCCGCCTGGATGCAGGACGGCCCCCGTTTCGCCCCCCTCATCCGCGAGATCATCGGCGACGTCGTACGCGGCAACCGCGTCGACCACGACCGGATCTATGTCGTCGGCTGCAGCAACGGCGGCTACATGAGCATGAAGATGACCACCGTCTATCCCACTCTGTTCGCCGCCTCCGTGCCGATCTGCGGCGTTGTCGGATCCTTCCCGCCCGGCGGCGCGCCGCTGATCCCCGACAGCGAACTGGTGAAGATCAGCACCCCCAGCTGGCTCGTCGCCTCCCTCGACGACCTCACCGTGGATCCGCGGGCCAACACCGTCCACGCGCACGAACTCATTCCCGGGTCGCTGGTGACGCTCTACGACCATGTCGTGTGGAACGACCACCAGTTCTCCGGTCACTGGTCGTGGATCTACGTGGGCCGCAACGACCCCAGCAGCAACGGAACCCACGTCTGGCAGTGGATGGCCGCCCAGCAACGGCACTGA
- a CDS encoding inositol monophosphatase family protein has product MSQELLAATVAAVRAAGARMMTRYSTESRPSGLPELLANLQANDAAVVDVLRPALTEALPSGGWLNDEHGSGPLATGEWWLIDPVGGNVNAVHGMPDWNIGVSLVRDGRPVLAVVHFPVLDEMYTATEGGGAFLNGVRMRVSAKASLDGVLAGTGQAQPGHDPELAERMGSSFAAMTNAALHVRVSVPVTQQLAHVAAGRMDLHWQFDNVRSHAAGVLLVQEAGGVVTDFEGKPWDLTDGSYLAAAPGVHAAALKVLTA; this is encoded by the coding sequence ATGAGCCAGGAACTGCTTGCCGCCACCGTCGCCGCCGTCCGCGCCGCCGGCGCCCGGATGATGACGCGCTACTCCACCGAGTCCCGTCCGTCCGGGCTCCCCGAGCTGCTCGCGAACCTCCAGGCCAATGACGCGGCCGTCGTCGACGTGTTGCGCCCCGCGTTGACCGAGGCTCTGCCGAGCGGGGGCTGGCTCAACGACGAACACGGCTCGGGGCCGCTGGCCACGGGTGAGTGGTGGCTCATCGACCCGGTCGGCGGCAACGTCAACGCCGTGCACGGCATGCCCGACTGGAACATCGGCGTGAGCCTCGTTCGTGACGGCCGCCCGGTACTGGCAGTGGTCCACTTCCCGGTCCTCGACGAGATGTACACCGCGACCGAGGGTGGCGGGGCGTTCCTCAACGGTGTGCGGATGCGGGTCTCGGCCAAGGCCTCCCTGGACGGCGTACTCGCGGGGACCGGCCAGGCCCAGCCGGGCCACGACCCCGAGCTGGCGGAGAGGATGGGGTCCTCGTTCGCCGCGATGACGAACGCCGCCCTGCATGTGCGGGTGTCCGTGCCGGTGACCCAGCAGCTCGCCCACGTCGCCGCGGGCCGGATGGATCTGCACTGGCAGTTCGACAATGTCCGGTCCCACGCGGCAGGGGTGCTGCTGGTCCAGGAGGCCGGAGGCGTCGTCACCGACTTCGAGGGCAAGCCGTGGGACCTGACCGACGGGAGCTACCTCGCCGCCGCGCCGGGTGTGCACGCCGCCGCACTGAAGGTCCTGACCGCCTGA
- a CDS encoding LysR family transcriptional regulator, producing the protein MNLLTVLDALLEEGSVMGAAERLHLSSPAVSRTLGRLRAVTGDDILVRTGHSMTPTPYAMSVREDVHRLVRQAHEVLSPIRELAPATMDRTFTIQCHDAVAASPLPVLVGRLRQQAPGVQLRALAENSVDTDDLRHGRVHLELGGGRPSLPEFRSEPLGTDPFVVAMRADHPCATGLDLKAYAAHPHVLVSRRGRLTAPIDETLAAEGLHRRVVAAVATLPTALRIAAHGDALVTCTAVLGRPLIEAFGLVARPLPIESPAVTIHCNWHQRYDSDPAHAWLREQVRASIDEITAD; encoded by the coding sequence TTGAATCTGCTGACCGTGCTGGACGCCCTCCTCGAAGAGGGCAGCGTGATGGGCGCGGCCGAGCGGTTGCACCTGTCCTCGCCCGCGGTCAGCCGCACCCTCGGCAGGCTGCGGGCCGTCACCGGGGACGACATCCTGGTTCGCACCGGCCACTCGATGACCCCGACCCCATACGCGATGTCGGTGCGGGAGGACGTGCACCGGCTGGTGAGGCAGGCGCACGAGGTGCTGTCGCCGATCCGTGAGCTGGCCCCGGCCACGATGGACCGCACCTTCACGATCCAGTGCCACGACGCGGTGGCCGCGTCACCGCTCCCGGTACTCGTCGGGAGACTCCGGCAACAGGCGCCGGGGGTGCAGTTGCGGGCGCTGGCGGAGAACTCCGTCGACACCGACGACCTGCGGCACGGGCGCGTCCATCTCGAACTCGGCGGTGGCAGGCCCAGCTTGCCCGAGTTCCGGTCCGAGCCGCTCGGCACCGACCCGTTCGTCGTGGCGATGCGCGCGGACCATCCCTGCGCCACCGGACTCGACCTGAAGGCCTACGCGGCACACCCCCATGTGCTGGTCTCCCGGCGTGGCCGCCTCACCGCGCCGATCGACGAGACGCTCGCCGCGGAAGGTCTGCACCGCCGGGTGGTCGCCGCGGTGGCCACGCTGCCCACCGCCCTGCGGATCGCCGCCCACGGCGACGCGTTGGTCACCTGCACGGCGGTCCTCGGCCGCCCGCTCATCGAAGCGTTCGGCCTCGTCGCCCGGCCGCTGCCGATCGAGTCCCCGGCGGTGACGATCCACTGCAACTGGCACCAGCGCTACGATTCCGACCCCGCCCACGCCTGGCTCCGCGAGCAGGTCAGGGCGTCGATCGACGAGATCACCGCCGACTGA
- a CDS encoding GNAT family N-acetyltransferase, with amino-acid sequence MPELELLHTDYAAAVLAFELANCAYFAASVSDRGDAFFDEFPDVFSASLADQDAGVCAFYVLLAEDGSVLGRFNLYDLEDGTARLGYRVAQHASGRGVATATVRELCRLAAARHGLHTLRAATAQENAASRAVLTHAGFVPVGPADPAHLGGRPGTWYQHDLRPRRSPADR; translated from the coding sequence GTGCCTGAACTGGAGCTGCTGCACACCGATTACGCCGCGGCGGTCCTGGCCTTCGAGCTGGCCAACTGCGCCTACTTCGCGGCCTCGGTCTCCGACCGCGGCGACGCCTTCTTCGACGAGTTCCCCGACGTGTTCAGCGCCTCGCTGGCCGACCAGGACGCCGGAGTCTGCGCCTTCTACGTGCTCCTCGCCGAGGACGGTTCGGTACTCGGCAGGTTCAACCTGTACGACCTGGAGGACGGCACCGCGAGACTCGGCTATCGCGTCGCGCAGCACGCCTCCGGCCGTGGCGTGGCGACCGCGACGGTGCGGGAGTTGTGCCGGCTGGCGGCGGCCCGGCACGGACTGCACACCCTGCGGGCGGCCACCGCACAGGAGAATGCCGCGTCCCGGGCGGTGTTGACCCACGCCGGCTTCGTCCCCGTCGGACCGGCCGACCCGGCCCACCTCGGTGGCAGGCCGGGCACCTGGTACCAGCACGACCTGCGTCCGCGGCGGAGCCCCGCCGACAGGTAG
- a CDS encoding FG-GAP and VCBS repeat-containing protein — translation MGIRRLAVPTAVVAALIGTFSVQLVAGTASAAGRATTVREDFNGDGYQDVAVAATAATVGGHAWAGYLTITYGSAAGLDTAHPTVITQDTPGVPGASRDNGVFGYELIPRDLDGDGLTDLAVTTREYQPEGNISGSVIVLWGRKTGISGQDSVRVPGAPENADVGGDITAGDFDGDGHTDLFMGNGDEYDYRDVLYGPFERTGAPAREQRMLVFSTDNTISSTAAGDFDGDGIEDLATFYVYENHAEGGKLWLGTKDGLSTVPQRLSSASATAVADFDQDGYADLATREFPGGDTEMVDDPGTVKIYYGSAAGPSQTRTVTITQQTAGVPGTSEKNDAFGARLSAGDVNGDGYPDLAVGVPGEAIGSVARAGSVVLLKGGRGGVTGAGAQAFHQDTAGVPGVAEKNDVFGGSVRLLDVTGDGKADLTAGAPGEDLGSVSNGGAVWLLRGTASGLTASKSSAHNPVDFGGPSARAEYGYNLSGDNGPGVHIP, via the coding sequence GTGGGCATCCGTCGACTGGCCGTACCGACCGCCGTGGTCGCCGCTCTGATCGGCACCTTCAGCGTGCAGCTCGTCGCGGGCACCGCGTCCGCCGCGGGGCGTGCCACCACCGTGCGCGAGGACTTCAACGGCGACGGCTACCAGGACGTCGCGGTCGCCGCCACCGCCGCAACGGTGGGCGGTCACGCCTGGGCCGGCTACCTCACGATCACCTACGGCTCGGCGGCCGGCCTCGACACGGCCCACCCCACCGTCATCACCCAGGACACCCCGGGCGTGCCCGGCGCCTCCCGCGACAACGGCGTCTTCGGTTACGAGCTGATCCCCCGCGACCTGGACGGCGACGGCCTGACCGACCTGGCCGTGACGACCCGCGAGTACCAGCCGGAGGGCAACATCAGCGGATCGGTGATCGTCCTGTGGGGCCGGAAGACGGGCATCTCCGGCCAGGATTCCGTCCGCGTCCCCGGGGCACCGGAGAACGCGGACGTCGGCGGCGACATCACGGCGGGCGACTTCGACGGGGACGGTCACACGGACCTGTTCATGGGCAACGGCGACGAGTACGACTACCGCGACGTGCTCTACGGCCCGTTCGAGCGCACCGGGGCACCCGCCCGTGAACAGCGGATGCTGGTGTTCAGCACCGACAACACGATCTCCTCCACCGCGGCCGGCGACTTCGACGGCGACGGCATCGAGGACCTCGCGACCTTCTATGTCTACGAGAACCACGCCGAGGGCGGCAAGCTGTGGCTCGGCACGAAGGACGGCCTGTCCACCGTCCCGCAGCGGTTGTCCTCCGCGTCCGCCACCGCCGTCGCCGACTTCGACCAGGACGGTTACGCCGACCTCGCCACCCGCGAGTTCCCGGGCGGCGACACCGAGATGGTCGACGACCCCGGTACCGTCAAGATCTATTACGGCTCGGCCGCGGGACCCAGCCAGACCCGTACGGTGACCATCACCCAGCAGACCGCGGGCGTGCCCGGCACGAGTGAGAAGAACGACGCCTTCGGTGCGCGTCTGAGCGCGGGCGACGTGAACGGCGACGGGTATCCCGACCTGGCCGTGGGTGTCCCTGGTGAAGCGATCGGTTCGGTGGCCAGGGCCGGTTCCGTGGTGCTCCTCAAGGGCGGCAGGGGCGGCGTCACCGGCGCGGGCGCGCAGGCGTTCCACCAGGACACCGCGGGCGTGCCGGGGGTCGCGGAGAAGAACGACGTGTTCGGCGGCTCGGTGCGGCTGCTCGATGTGACGGGGGACGGGAAGGCCGATCTGACGGCGGGCGCGCCCGGGGAGGATCTCGGTTCGGTCAGTAACGGCGGCGCGGTGTGGCTGCTGCGCGGCACGGCATCCGGCCTGACGGCCTCGAAGTCGTCCGCGCACAACCCCGTGGACTTCGGGGGGCCGTCGGCACGGGCAGAGTACGGCTACAACCTCAGCGGCGACAACGGCCCGGGCGTGCATATCCCCTGA
- a CDS encoding eCIS core domain-containing protein has protein sequence MRIQRENDKGADSAGKRPASRPPTALHPLIALQQAAGNAAVTRAIQRARNEQRPEGQQNVPEGKNADGQRSVPEEKTADGRQSVPEEKDTDGPQSGTRGGTAGHEAEGTAPVQRRPSVRDAVGSPGRPLEPRVLQRAEQAYNMPFGHVRVHNGPLAQRSAEDLGALAYTTGSHIVLGGSRVSDEVMYEEVDHVRQQALGPVPGTDNGKGEKVSRPDDSFERSAGANGRKLARGSAPDLSLPGASLPALPRGAVQRSADGSVPVQRADRPGPVPTAEPPTVAEPSTVAEPPTVATLPAVVRLARLLVGGNQEIRNKEVRAVIHKRVRSGPRFTDEELRTIKAVESEDPKWLKTVGLCTHTEAETYLKAGKFHDWLEQPEGKRLFVATLRWEQETENHSAGRPPVEPSRSDYQLGRHMAMHAEDTPGPEKDRLAGERNEQIFQTFVDTMLPPGISDKVPDAAKHRERVARGTELLTKIFLILKEGLKVFNPEAGVHEDFKDDVAHALAYGGRVNIRIPQLADGQHGYELPQWLHITKEDRKFWEPRSTPEKPVYRRGFGTHHMDIGDNQKDGTRGRFVEKGEIGATLQNWLDPHSHLYGLPLALRGMGNKDFHGDTILPNESYGHAFMGYKPPSAKRDGALQVGIETAGPGGRTPDGYEHGLTSSEKNSNPVSQLGGHKDDKIGGKAPLESSQRHVDLREFGDWVQKLKDLEKDWKAGLDAAKTHEERAALYRDLIGKRSDSAS, from the coding sequence CAGCGGGCACGGAACGAGCAGCGCCCCGAAGGGCAGCAGAACGTGCCAGAAGGGAAGAACGCCGATGGGCAGCGGAGCGTGCCCGAGGAGAAGACAGCCGACGGGCGGCAGAGCGTGCCCGAAGAGAAGGACACCGACGGCCCGCAGAGCGGGACCAGGGGTGGGACCGCGGGGCACGAGGCCGAGGGGACCGCGCCGGTCCAGCGGCGGCCATCGGTCCGCGACGCCGTCGGTTCCCCCGGCCGCCCCCTGGAGCCCCGCGTCCTGCAGCGGGCCGAGCAGGCCTACAACATGCCCTTCGGTCACGTACGCGTGCACAACGGTCCCCTCGCCCAGCGTTCGGCGGAGGACCTCGGCGCTCTCGCCTACACGACCGGCTCCCACATCGTGCTCGGTGGGAGCCGCGTCAGCGACGAAGTCATGTACGAAGAGGTCGACCACGTGCGTCAGCAGGCGCTGGGGCCCGTTCCCGGCACCGACAACGGCAAGGGCGAGAAGGTCTCCCGACCGGACGACTCGTTCGAGCGGAGTGCCGGCGCCAACGGGCGCAAGCTGGCCCGGGGTTCGGCGCCCGACCTCTCCCTCCCGGGGGCGTCGTTACCCGCCTTACCCCGCGGGGCGGTGCAGCGCAGCGCGGACGGATCCGTCCCCGTCCAGCGGGCGGACCGCCCCGGCCCCGTACCCACGGCCGAGCCGCCGACCGTGGCGGAACCCTCGACCGTGGCGGAGCCGCCCACCGTGGCCACGCTGCCGGCCGTCGTCCGTCTCGCGCGGCTGCTCGTCGGCGGCAATCAGGAGATCAGGAACAAGGAAGTACGGGCCGTCATCCACAAGCGGGTGCGAAGCGGCCCGAGGTTCACGGACGAAGAGCTGCGGACGATCAAGGCAGTGGAGTCCGAGGACCCCAAGTGGCTGAAGACCGTGGGCCTGTGCACCCATACCGAGGCCGAGACCTACCTCAAGGCGGGCAAGTTCCACGACTGGCTGGAGCAGCCGGAGGGCAAGCGCCTGTTCGTGGCCACCCTGCGCTGGGAGCAGGAGACCGAGAACCACAGTGCGGGCAGGCCGCCGGTGGAACCCAGCCGATCGGACTACCAGCTCGGCCGGCACATGGCGATGCACGCCGAAGACACCCCGGGGCCGGAGAAGGACCGGCTCGCGGGGGAGCGGAACGAGCAGATCTTCCAGACCTTCGTCGACACCATGCTCCCTCCCGGGATCAGCGACAAGGTGCCGGACGCCGCCAAGCACCGGGAGCGGGTCGCGCGCGGCACCGAGCTGCTGACCAAGATCTTCCTGATCCTGAAGGAGGGGCTGAAGGTCTTCAACCCTGAGGCCGGCGTCCACGAGGACTTCAAGGACGACGTCGCCCACGCCCTGGCCTACGGCGGACGCGTCAACATCCGCATTCCGCAACTTGCCGACGGCCAGCACGGTTACGAGCTGCCGCAGTGGCTCCACATCACCAAGGAGGACCGGAAGTTCTGGGAGCCCAGGTCGACGCCCGAGAAGCCGGTGTACCGGCGCGGGTTCGGTACGCATCACATGGACATCGGCGACAACCAGAAGGACGGCACGCGGGGCAGGTTCGTGGAGAAGGGTGAGATCGGGGCCACCCTGCAGAACTGGCTGGATCCGCACAGCCACCTCTACGGTCTGCCGCTGGCCCTCAGGGGCATGGGCAACAAGGACTTCCACGGCGACACCATTCTTCCGAACGAGTCGTACGGACACGCGTTCATGGGCTACAAGCCCCCGAGCGCCAAGCGGGACGGGGCCCTGCAGGTCGGTATCGAGACCGCCGGGCCGGGAGGCCGGACCCCCGACGGCTACGAGCACGGTCTGACGAGCAGTGAGAAGAACAGCAACCCCGTGAGTCAGCTGGGCGGCCACAAGGACGACAAGATCGGCGGCAAGGCTCCTCTCGAATCGAGCCAACGCCACGTCGACCTGCGGGAGTTCGGCGACTGGGTGCAGAAGCTGAAGGACCTGGAGAAGGACTGGAAGGCCGGTCTGGACGCGGCCAAGACGCATGAGGAACGCGCGGCCCTGTACCGGGACCTGATCGGCAAGCGGAGCGATTCCGCCTCCTGA